One Rhodoferax sp. GW822-FHT02A01 genomic window, TGCCCGCGCCCACCACCAGCACCGGTGCGTTGTTCAGAGAGGTATCACTCATTGGGGAATCCAGTTGGCGGGGCGCTTGGCCAGGAAGGCGGCAAAGCCTTCGCGTGCTTCGTCGGTGCCGCGCACGCGGCTGATGGTCTGTGCCGTGAGTTCACGCACTTCGGGCGTGATGGGGCCGACTTCCAGCTGGGCAAACAGCGCTTTGATTTCACGCTGCGCATTGGGGCTGCCCACCAGCAGTTCCTTCACTGTGGCATCCACCGCGGCGTCCAGCGCGTCGAGCGCCACCACCTGCTGCACCAGCCCCATGGACAGTGCCTCGGCCGCGCCAATGCGCGTGGTGGTGAGTGCGAGCCGCTGCGCCTGGCGTTTGCCCACAGCATTGGTCACATACGGGCCAATGACGGCGGGCAGGATGCCGAACTTGGCTTCGCTCACGGCAAAGCTGGCGTTGTCGGCAGCAATGGCGATATCGCATGCGCAGGCCAGTCCCACGCCGCCGCCCAGCGCCGCGCCCTGCACCCGCGCCAGCACCGGCTTGGGTGCGCTGGCGATGCGGTGCAACATGCCGGCAAAGCGCCGCGCATCCTGCAGGTTCCACTCCACGCTGGCTTCTGCCGCGCGCTGCATCCACTGCAGATCGGCGCCTGCGCTGAAGTGCTTGCCTTCACCCGCGAGCACGATCACGCGCACCTGCGGGTCGGCAACCAGCGCTTCAAAGGCCGCATCCAGCTCGCCGATCATCAGCTCGTCAAACGCATTGAACACAGCGGGCCGCGCCATGGTGATTTGCGCCACACCGGGCGCGCGCTCGCTGAGCGCCAGGGTCTGGTAGGTGCGCATCAATAAGTTTCCAAGTGCAGGCGGCCCTCGCGCTTAAGCGCTGCGCCCACCGTTTCCCAATTCAGTCCCGCGCCCTTGGCGATGTCATGCAACGCCAGCACAACGCCTTCTTCCATGCTCTTGAGTCCGCACACATAGAAGTAGCTGTTGCTGTCTGCCAGCAGCGGTGCCAGGTCGACGGCGCGCTCGCGCATCAGGTCCTGCACATAGCGCTTGGGGCTGCCCGGCGTGCGGGAGAAAGCGAAGTTGATGTCGATGAAATCCTTGGGTAGGTTCTGCAACGGGCCGAAGTAGGGCAGCTCCTGCTGCGTGCGCGCGCCGAAGAACAGCATCAGCTTGCCGCCTTCAAACTTGCCGCTCTGGCGCAGCCGGCGACGCCACTCGGTCATGGCGCGCATGGGTGCGCTGCCGGTGCCGGTGCAGATCATCACGATG contains:
- a CDS encoding enoyl-CoA hydratase-related protein, translating into MRTYQTLALSERAPGVAQITMARPAVFNAFDELMIGELDAAFEALVADPQVRVIVLAGEGKHFSAGADLQWMQRAAEASVEWNLQDARRFAGMLHRIASAPKPVLARVQGAALGGGVGLACACDIAIAADNASFAVSEAKFGILPAVIGPYVTNAVGKRQAQRLALTTTRIGAAEALSMGLVQQVVALDALDAAVDATVKELLVGSPNAQREIKALFAQLEVGPITPEVRELTAQTISRVRGTDEAREGFAAFLAKRPANWIPQ